From a region of the Candida albicans SC5314 chromosome 1, complete sequence genome:
- the MDM34 gene encoding ERMES complex subunit (Putative zinc finger transcription factor; macrophage-downregulated; flow model biofilm induced; flow model and Spider biofilm induced) gives MSFKVNWNSLETEPLTNWTKELLTSALNSGKSPNILALNITIKDLNFGKIAPDFEILEIGELDRDRFRGIFKIDYQGDFHLTLHTKVQANPLNIYYHNSLEKEVCNYSQDEFITPNFLLSNEQFAIPLDLKLSDIKINGIGIIVFSKSKGLTLVFRNDPLDSIKVSSTFDTVQVLANFLQKQIENQIRDLFRETLPTLIHQLSLKYLSLDNNINEIKSKLSQQDSVSMTNNELASSLKLFDDEENEFPLIYSSKNLQKNMQLFKSRETFRLSAPKFKNIVQRTRLDKFTKSYPNLLNSLYANNADLQHRFVNNINHGHNNNSNTSSTGIPIELLVSHDDKQHYGKTDNLLKDISSIQANNFYKYSNKDAPNKPKRRRIKVHKKSKVKQDDNTVKASELQNVDSTFMESRSISPQETIDTTSTLIESAPMTRNVSTNIKSPTLETMSTGSSSSASSQVIAHPTPKRAHQPADSTVSTTTINKENHIDYIKARNLYQDFIQMSQSPGYYDKVISNGRGIGLGNSGGNYFGFNGNGNGLERTMSASPIKHLNKDKKSINYIDTSKINEKLNQFRLDGGKNSANTNNSSGGKNFRPGFTRNESNGQQGILFEAFNFPSVAPPPPPYC, from the coding sequence atGTCGTTCAAAGTAAATTGGAATTCATTAGAAACTGAACCGTTAACAAATTGGACTAAAGAATTGTTGACATCAGCATTAAATTCTGGTAAATCACCAAATATACTAGCATTAAATATCACTATTAaggatttgaattttggtAAAATTGCGcctgattttgaaatattagaAATTGGTGAATTAGATCGTGATAGATTTAGAggaatattcaaaattgattatcaaGGTGACTTCCATTTAACATTACATACCAAGGTTCAAGCAAATCCGTTAaacatttattatcataatAGTTTAGAAAAAGAGGTTTGTAATTATTCCCAAGATGAATTCATTACACCTAATTTCTTATTGAGTAATGAACAATTTGCTATCCCCttggatttgaaattaagtgatattaaaattaatggTATTGGTATAATTgtattttccaaatcaaaGGGGTTAACATTAGTGTTTAGAAATGATCCATTAGATTCGATAAAAGTGAGTTCAACATTTGACACCGTTCAAGTGTTGGCAAAttttttacaaaaacaaattgaaaatcaaattcgTGATTTATTTAGAGAAACGTTACCTACtttgattcatcaattatcattaaaatatttaagTCTcgataataatattaatgagATTAAAAGCAAATTATCACAACAAGATTCTGTTTCAATGACTAATAATGAACTAGCTTcaagtttgaaattatttgatgatgaagaaaatgaattcCCATTGATTTATTCGAGTAAGAATTTACAGAAAAATATgcaattattcaaatcaagaGAAACTTTTAGATTAAGTGCCCCCAAATTCAAGAACATTGTACAAAGAACTCGTTTAGATAAATTCACTAAAAGTTAtccaaatttattaaattcattataTGCAAACAATGCTGATCTTCAACACAgatttgttaataatatcaacCATGgccacaacaacaacagcaacaccAGCTCTACTGGTATTCCTATTGAGTTATTAGTAAGTCATGATGATAAACAACATTACGGTAAAActgataatttattaaaagataTTTCATCTATTCAAGCcaacaatttttacaaaTATAGTAATAAAGATGCACcaaacaaaccaaaaagaagaagaatcaaaGTACACAAGAAGAGCAAGGTTAAACAAGACGACAACACCGTTAAGGCATCTGAGTTGCAAAATGTTGATAGTACATTTATGGAATCAAGATCAATCAGTCCACAAGAAACTATTGATACTACATCAACATTAATAGAAAGTGCCCCAATGACACGTAATgtatcaacaaatattaaatcaCCAACTTTAGAAACTATGTCGACTGGTTCTTCAAGTTCTGCTTCATCACAAGTCATTGCTCATCCTACACCAAAACGTGCCCATCAGCCAGCTGACTCCACTGTTtccactactactattaacaaagaaaatcatattgattatattaaaGCTCGGAATTTATATCAAGATTTTATACAAATGAGTCAATCGCCAGGATATTATGATAAAGTTATTAGTAATGGTAGAGGTATTGGATTGGGTAATAGTGGTGGTAATTATTTTGGATTTAATGGGAATGGTAATGGATTAGAACGTACTATGAGTGCATCACCAATTAAACATTTgaataaagataaaaaatcaattaattatattgatactagtaaaatcaatgaaaaattgaatcaatttagaTTAGACGGTGGAAAGAATAGTGccaatactaataatagtagtggtggtaaGAATTTCCGTCCTGGTTTTACAAgaaatgaatcaaatggTCAACAAggtattttatttgaagCATTTAATTTCCCATCAGTggcaccaccaccaccaccatatTGTTAA
- a CDS encoding uncharacterized protein (Protein of unknown function; flow model biofilm induced; induced by alpha pheromone in SpiderM medium) produces the protein MFLRYFSVAKIITKNDGGVFNKLVTLVNQQRSFAFKPTAVLFKSKKKKNKQSQIDQLTNALTKTTTQLATQIETIQHNQQEKQSQQQELNDNPKVESSPQTSLDPLIDLPFVPSSLNYSLNNSNLASIKRLIKLSKPDSTIDDGSNNWTFFETGLFWFKDELHQFDKELNFDTITNTDGLTSYITDKILELEIQIGEQLEKKSKENDNYVVNENYFINLIKLIRYKELFTILEKLKDNESLSLLKQFKNIIKLSKYQYYRYLSINEFLSNNGKTGYSNSDDLSMDEFYYYLISTNTINITQTDNYYKICPKLYQISQSSIFPSNIIAKQLLEMITELKLRYGKDETIMPWQKVNKQEISLLPLPIYHITNDSINNYIFSFLVSVEFDNFEILMDDACFGDIYKFKQAFGSTLVEPSKKTMLYIILQDQKRIRELFNDPRIFESYRELLSKQN, from the coding sequence ATGTTTTTAAGATATTTTCTGGTTGCaaaaattatcaccaaaaatgatggtggtgttttcaataaactTGTCACATTAGTTAATCAACAAAGATCCTTTGCATTTAAACCAACTGCTGTATTgtttaaatcaaaaaagaagaaaaacaaacaactgCAGATTGATCAATTAACTAATGCTCTTACTAAAACTACAACTCAATTGGCTACACAAATTGAAACTATTCAACATAATCAACAAGAGAAGCAGctgcaacaacaagaattgaatgataatCCAAAAGTTGAAAGTTCACCACAAACCTCCTTGGATCCACTTATCGATCTTCCATTTGTTCCATCTAGTCTCAATTATTCTCTTAACAATAGCAATTTGGCAAGTATAAAAcgtttaataaaattgagtAAACCAGATTCAACTATTGATGATGGTAGTAATAATTGGACTTTTTTTGAAACGGGGTTATTTTGGTTTAAAGATGAATTACACCAATTTGATAAAGAGCTTAATTTTGACACTATTACCAACACAGACGGGTTGACCAGTTATATTACTGACAAAATATTAGAATTAGAGATTCAAATCGGTGAACAgttagaaaagaaaagtaaggaaaatgataattatgttgttaatgaaaactatttcatcaatttgataaaacttATTCGttataaagaattattCACTATTTTAGAGAAACTCAAAGATAATGAATCATTATCActattaaaacaatttaaaaatattatcaaattatccaaatatcaatattataGATACTTATCAATCAACGAATTTCTTAGCAATAATGGCAAAACAGGTTATAGCAATCTGGATGATCTTAGTATGGATgagttttattattatttgatatcGACAAATACAATCAATATTACACAAACCGATAATTACTATAAAATTTGTCCGaaattatatcaaatttCACAAAGTTCAATTTTCCCCAGTAATATAATTGCCAAACAATTGTTAGAAATGATAACTGAGTTGAAATTAAGATATGGTAAAGATGAAACAATCATGCCATGGCAAAAAGTTAATAAACAAGAGATCTCTTTGTTACCATTACCAATTTATCATATTACTAATGATTCCATTaacaattatattttcaGCTTTTTGGTACTggttgaatttgataattttgaaattttaatgGATGATGCTTGTTTTGGtgatatttataaattcaaacaagCTTTTGGTCTGACCCTTGTTGAACCGAGTAAAAAAACTATGctttatattatattacaagatcaaaaaagaatcaGAGAGTTGTTTAACGATCCTAGAATTTTCGAGTCTTATCGTGAGTTGTTATCAAAGCAAAACTGA
- the BUD16 gene encoding putative pyridoxal kinase (Putative pyridoxal kinase; a key enzyme in pyridoxal 5'-phosphate synthesis, the active form of vitamin B6; involved in bud-site selection and genome integrity in S. cerevisiae; induced by alpha pheromone in SpiderM medium), protein MKSVLSIQSHVSHGYVGGRAAIFPLQTQGWEVDNINTVNFSNHTGYGSFKGTSLTSNELNDLLNQLINKLHISYRAIITGYIPNASLIKTTNEYISLIKQKQQQQKHEEEKVIYLLDPVMGDNNYLYVDKSCIVEYQSILHNKLVDIITPNQFELELLTNSKIIDKFGLVEAINKLHNDYDIPYVVVTSITSGSIFKSEEEDKYIHCVISTKDQSIIKVFDIPMIKSYFTGVGDLFSALLLDKFYKNKHDAIINGIHDSMTILSRSVNQVLTIMAKTLKLTHKLGIQQAIAATRKDVNYNNNDDKDNFISGKINDGDTMKYFELKIIQAKEYYDYDGDGEFIEKVLELN, encoded by the coding sequence ATGAAATCAGTATTATCTATACAATCTCATGTTTCTCATGGTTATGTTGGTGGCCGAGCTGCCATTTTCCCTTTACAAACTCAAGGATGGGAAGTTGATAATATCAATACtgtcaatttttcaaatcatacTGGATATGGATCATTTAAGGGTACATCATTAACttcaaatgaattaaatgatttgttaaatcaattaatcaataagCTTCATATTTCTTATCGAGCTATTATAACTGGTTATATCCCTAACGCgtcattaattaaaaccACCAATGAATATATATCGTTGATTAAACAaaagcagcaacaacaaaaacatgaagaagaaaaagtgaTATATTTGTTAGATCCAGTGATGGGggataataattatttatatgTTGATAAATCATGCATCGTTGAATATCAGTCGATATTACATAATAAATTGGTTGATATAATCACCCCgaatcaatttgaattggaGTTGTTAACAAATAgtaaaattattgataaatttggtCTTGTTGAAGCGATTAATAAGTTGCATAACGATTATGATATACCgtatgttgttgttacttCGATCACTAGTGGGAGTATATTCAAatcagaagaagaagataaatatattcattGTGTCATATCAACTAAAgatcaatcaataataaaagtgTTTGATATCCCAATGATAAAATCATATTTCACTGGAGTCGGGGATTTATTCTcagcattattattagataaattttataaaaacaaacacGATGCTATAATAAATGGGATACATGATTCAATGACGATCTTGAGTCGATCAGTGAATCAAGTATTGACAATCATGGCAAAAACTCTAAAACTTACTCATAAATTAGGGATTCAACAAGCTATAGCAGCAACAAGAAAAGACgttaattataataataatgacgACAAAGATAATTTCATTAGTGGTAAAATCAATGATGGTGATACtatgaaatattttgaattaaaaatCATTCAAGCTAAAGAATATTATGATTATGACGGAGATGGggaatttattgaaaaagtactcgaattgaattaa